The Coccidioides posadasii str. Silveira chromosome 3, complete sequence genome contains a region encoding:
- a CDS encoding uncharacterized protein (EggNog:ENOG410PHIQ~COG:T~BUSCO:2813at33183), whose amino-acid sequence MADDVPKPEPVDIPNPSPANESTAATDATRPRPLRTSDNRSPVHTLNSPLRHHTRNHTLPRKVKETLNARSEYTNSQDDGTAEHRINQYLIKQEIGRGSFGAVHLGIDQYGQEYAVKEFSKSRLRKRAQSHVLRSRSGLRRPEARAAGTGFNEPLHRNPSSHDMEEGNSLHLIKEEIAIMKKLNHPNLVSLFEVLDDPTEDSLYMVMEMCKKGVIMKVGLGEESDPYNDESCRCWFRDLILGIEYLHAQGIVHRDIKPDNCLLTSDDVLKIVDFGVSEMFEKDSDMYTAKSAGSPAFLPPELCVVKHGDVSGRAADIWSMGVTLYCLRYGRIPFEKESIFELYEAIRNDEIAYPGETDDVFKDLMSKILEKDPKKRITMEELREHPWVTRGGTDTLLSAEENTSNLIEPPTEEEMNTAITRNMGHAITVVKAVQKFKRLIEPASPGLMKSILGEDEESHFVQPPLSIDESDYYEIPRDRKKYRPEAFMSPRVHDVSRGRDATNRGESPTFENIAAGYPQRENSTLSQTSDSPARQGSRTDTPSKGSFCEGTRGHARDPLEEEHPYLFIGPSSFSTHMSAPGGDKASLEIDDGADLPIDVYATPVVSESPSAADIDIYETAYTEEIERIRNRSRTSRAPAPKVYLTRRVDGKKSSLAALLERAKEEGTLQTPRTSSEPGTGLEDDESVSRTSRARGSNIFAAAVSSLNTSTLAHREAPQDTEAASIIGGSNTRLQGSVAPKSPARPNPAAIRTTTEATATENVAPVSSAQRRSGLRNLLNKIKDGR is encoded by the exons ATGGCAGACGACGTGCCCAAGCCTGAGCCTGTAGACATCCCGAACCCTTCCCCCGCAAATGAAAGCACCGCCGCAACGGACGCCACGAGGCCACGGCCTCTGCGAACAAGCGATAATAG GTCCCCTGTACATACATTAAACAGCCCATTGAGGCATCATACTCGAAACCACACGCTGCCACGAAAAGTCAAA GAAACCCTCAACGCTCGATCGGAATATACAAATAGCCAGGATGACGGCACAGCAGAACATCGTATCAATCAATATTTGATAAAACAGGAGATTGGAAGAGGCTCGTTTGGTGCCGTCCATCTCGGAATCGATCAGTATGGGCAGGAATAT GCGGTGAAAGAATTTTCGAAATCACGGCTACGGAAACGTGCACAGTCTCATGTCCTGCGCAGTCGTTCTGGGCTTCGCCGCCCCGAAGCACGCGCCGCCGGCACTGGCTTCAATGAGCCCCTCCATCGGAATCCTTCCAGCCATGACATGGAAGAAGGCAATTCACTGCACTTGATCAAGGAGGAAATTGCAattatgaagaagctgaaccACCCTAATCTAGTGTCGTTGTTCGAAGTACTGGATGACCCTACCGAAGATTCTCTCTACATGGTTATGGAAATGTGCAAGAAGGGTGTAATAATGAAGGTTGGCTTGGGCGAAGAATCCGATCCATATAATGACGAGAGTTGTCGCTGCTGGTTTCGTGATTTAATATTAGGAATTGAATATCTCCACGCCCAGGGCATCGTCCATCGAGATATTAAGCCTGATAACTGCTTATTGACCAGCGATGATGTGTTAAAGATTGTCGATTTCGGTGTTTCAGAAATGTTTGAAAAGGATTCGGATATGTATACCGCCAAATCTGCGGGTTCACCTGCCTTCCTTCCACCAGAGTTGTGTGTAGTGAAGCACGGGGATGTTTCCGGCAGAGCAGCTGATATATGGTCGATGGGAGTTACGCTTTACTGTCTGAGATACGGGCGAATCCCGTTCGAGAAGGAAAGTATTTTTGAGCTATACGAGGCAATTAGGAACGATGAGATCGCCTATCCCGGGGAAACGGATGACGTCTTCAAGGACCTCATGTCCAAAATCCTAGAAAAGGATCCTAAAAAGCGAATAACGATGGAGGAGCTCAGG GAACACCCCTGGGTGACAAGAGGAGGCACTGACACCCTCCTTTCGGCCGAGGAAAATACATCTAACCTTATTGAGCCCCcaactgaagaagaaatgaacaCTGCTATCACCAGAAATATGGGCCATGCTATAACAGTG GTGAAAGCGGTACAGAAGTTCAAGAGGCTCATCGAGCCGGCGAGTCCGGGACTCATGAAAAGCATTTTAGGTGAAGACGAAGAATCCCACTTTGTCCAGCCACCTCTTTCCATAGATGAGTCAGATTATTATGAGATACCGAGGGACCGAAAAAAATATAGGCCCGAGGCTTTTATGTCGCCCCGAGTTCATGATGTCAGTCGCGGACGAGATGCGACTAATAGAGGTGAATCACCGACATTTGAGAACATAGCAGCAGGTTATCCTCAAAGGGAAAACAGTACTTTGTCTCAAACCTCGGACAGCCCTGCGCGTCAAGGTTCGCGCACCGATACCCCGAGCAAAGGTAGCTTTTGCGAAGGGACCCGAGGACATGCGCGGGATCCGCTAGAAGAGGAACATCCATATTTATTCATCGGGCCTTCCAGTTTCTCCACGCACATGAGTGCCCCTGGTGGAGACAAGGCATCATTGGAAATCGATGATGGGGCTGACCTACCAATTGATGTATACGCAACGCCGGTCGTTAGTGAATCTCCAAGCGCTGCTGATATTGACATTTACGAGACAGCATACACGGAAGAAATAGAGCGAATTCGGAATAGGAGCCGCACTTCCCGTGCTCCTGCCCCCAAGGTCTACCTGACTCGAAGAGTGGATGGAAAGAAATCCAGCCTGGCGGCGCTACTAGAGCGAGCTAAGGAGGAAGGGACATTACAAACCCCTCGAACGTCTAGTGAGCCCGGAACGGGATTGGAAGACGATGAAAGTGTCTCGCGAACCTCGCGAGCGCGGGGATCTAACATTTTTGCTGCGGCTGTTTCTTCTCTGAATACGTCTACGCTGGCACATCGGGAGGCACCCCAGGATACGGAGGCGGCATCAATAATTGGAGGCTCGAATACTCGGTTGCAAGGGTCTGTAGCGCCAAAATCCCCCGCAAGACCTAACCCAGCGGCTATCCGTACAACAACAGAAGCAACAGCCACAGAAAATGTAGCCCCGGTGAGCTCAGCGCAAAGGCGAAGCGGGCTAAGAAACTTGCTCAATAAAATTAAGGATGGTCGTTGA
- the HOB3 gene encoding BAR adaptor protein Hob3 (EggNog:ENOG410QE92~COG:U~BUSCO:12015at33183), protein MSWAGFKKNVNRATTQVMMKTGHVEKTNDRDYEIEERRYRTMEAAANRLQKEAKGYLDSLRAMTASQMRIAETIDAFYGDAGAKDGVSRSYKQAVEDLDAETIKALDGPYRTTVLEPISRFCAYFPDINECIKKRNNKLLDYDAMRAKVKKLVEKPDKDATKLPRAEKDAEMAKQAYDQLNDQLFNELPQLIDLRVPYLDPSFEALVKIQLRFCAEAYSRMAQVQQYLDADTREEYASGNLDNKVEQVLQEIRDLSIAGTV, encoded by the exons ATGTCTTGGGCAG ggttcaagaagaatgttaACCGGGCGACGACCCAGGTTATGATGAAAACTG GACATGTGGAGAAAACAAATGATCGGGATTATGAGATAGAAGAACG ACGCTACCGGACCATGGAGGCGGCTGCGAATCGACTACAAAAGGAAGCAAAGGGTTACTTAGATTCGCTGAGAG CCATGACGGCTTCGCAGATGCGCATTGCGGAAACTATCGATGCGTTTTACGGCGACGCAGGTGCTAAGGACGGCGTGAGCAGAAGCTATAAACAGGCTGTGGAGGATCTTGATGCGGAAACGATTAAGGCACTTGACGGTCCATACAG AACGACGGTCTTGGAACCTATCTCGCGGTTTTGCGCATACTTCCCGGATATCAACGAGTGTATCAAGAAACGAAACAACAAGCTCCTAGACTACGACGCAATGCGCGCCAAAGTAAAGAAACTCGTTGAAAAACCCGACAAAGATGCCACCAAGCTCCCCCGAGCGGAGAAAGACGCAGAGATGGCTAAGCAGGCTTACGACCAGCTGAACGATCAATTATTCAACGAACTTCCTCAACTAATTGACCTTCGAGTACCGTACCTGGATCCTTCTTTTGAGGCTCTGGTGAAAATCCAACTGAGATTTTGTGCGGAGGCCTACAGTCGGATGGCACAAGTACAACAGTACTTGGATGCGGATACGAGAGAAGAATATGCATCTGGAAACCTTGACAACAAGGTTGAGCAGGTGTTGCAAGAAATTAGAGACCTAAGTATTGCTGGAACGGTTTAA
- a CDS encoding uncharacterized protein (EggNog:ENOG410PST2): MSSQPDKPWTEEEKNFLLTEILKKAGISSSFLFSIIKENQISPNWMEIPLPEGRSLHSCQTAFFRMEHEYTHAYRRSFPGPPAPAQTSPENRKRPLPPLGLDKTSSAHRAIQPKPTPPGETFQAAQARASLRIPRLPDPARGEPPRKRGRPSKAEIQRRTLMAQARGEQYPAPKRPATKKGFGAASPTMRAGVEPDPSPAGLLQQSLPAQQQHRHGDAGSFQGPRDEPTSQTEDIQVRRMTAPHGVMSAQVFGNPGSGVPAKESMPRTLEGQISSSPTTFSQSFRGIIQSRSGLPSPRHDSTLVSNVTEAEAGVDSAHSILDEQRET, translated from the exons ATGTCGAGCCAACCAGACAAACCATGGACCGAGGAGGAGAAG AACTTTCTCCTCACTGAAATCCTTAAAAAGGCTGGAATATCCTCGTCGTTCCTGTTCAGCATTATAAAAGAGAACCAGATATCCCCCAATTGGATGGAAATTCCCCTCCCTGAAG GGAGATCCCTCCACTCTTGCCAAACAGCGTTTTTTCGCATGGAACACGAGTATACACATGCGTACAGGCGGAGTTTCCCAGGTCCTCCTGCCCCGGCCCAGACATCCCCTGAAAATAGAAAGAGACCTCTTCCACCACTTGGTCTAGATAAAACATCATCTGCACACCGCGCTATTCAGCCAAAGCCCACTCCACCAGGTGAAACCTTTCAGGCAGCCCAGGCACGAGCTTCTCTTCGGATACCGCGGCTTCCCGACCCAGCAAGGGGGGAACCGCCACGAAAACGAGGCAGACCAAGCAAGGCAGAAATACAAAGACGAACATTAATGGCACAGGCTAGAGGGGAACAATACCCGGCCCCCAAAAGGCCGGCTACGAAGAAGGGTTTCGGCGCTGCATCACCGACGATGAGGGCAGGAGTTGAGCCAGACCCATCTCCTGCCGGCCTCCTTCAGCAATCTTTGCCTGCCCAGCAACAACACAGGCATGGCGACGCCGGCTCTTTCCAAGGCCCACGGGATGAGCCGACATCGCAAACAGAAGATATACAGGTTCGTCGTATGACAGCACCGCATGGCGTAATGAGTGCGCAGGTATTTGGGAACCCAGGATCGGGGGTACCAGCAAAGGAATCCATGCCAAGAACCTTAGAGGGTCAGATATCGTCTTCTCCAACTACATTTAGCCAATCTTTCAGGGGCATCATCCAGTCCCGTTCTGGGCTTCCGAGCCCCAGACACGATAGCACCCTTGTTTCAAATGTAACAGAAGCAGAAGCTGGCGTTGATTCTGCGCATTCTATTCTGGATGAGCAGAGAGAGACGTGA
- the SET2 gene encoding histone methyltransferase set2 (BUSCO:119833at4751~EggNog:ENOG410PGM7~COG:K~BUSCO:1664at33183) translates to MAGHDDEEARIETVKDAVTDMKLERQSSTESIAPNGILDTITPKDEPNGHLSSKPSTPPLKPPKSRSRSSNSLAKDEVPEEKVGGDITIKQEPGQPPKLARSASQKLPARAAPLFTDLPDKTTEATSTFQLMEVCTYANKYLGYTEHAMDCDCAEEWDAATCRNTACGEDSDCINRATKMECFGDCGCGDSCQNQRFQRREYAKVSVIKTEKKGYGLRADCDLRPNEFIFEYIGEVINEPQFRRRMIQYDEEGIKHFYFMSLNKGEFVDATKKGNLGRFCNHSCNPNCYVDKWVVGEKLRMGIFAERYIKAGEELVFNYNVDRYGADPQPCYCGEPNCTGFIGGKTQTERATKLSHATIEALGIDDPDGWDTAVARRPRKKKTGEDDEEYVDSLQPKSLDENGVTKVMAALMQCKEKWIAVKLLGRIQRCEDERVRHRVVRMHGYQILNSQLNTWKDDFNVVLQILDILDKFPRLTRNKIIDSKIEGTVSPLQECDDERVAEKAKALLEIWSALEVGYRIPRMKRDPAAVNNTPTANHYERRETAKDDRKPNSSKSRSSSRSRSRSVDVTRNAPRGPAALTRGGGKGHMHSYRPGQRPFRRPFNPLPKGWFAAESNGRTYYYSATGETTWSRPTAPAVQPPPPPKRESKEKTLQDIIDGIMNAKENTPKAKDKSATPATPADAKIPEKKEHKEKWRSYSEEKQKKLYENTLFPHVKYIVDKFKHKLPKDDLKRYAKEVAKKLVNSDFKNNRVEDPTKISEKQIKQVKKYCKEYFDKAVAKHRAYEEKKAERKSKGSVKATTSATIDKAETTSTKAPPQFDGAAETGDEDSDVQLSDAEYEDGQEGSSHHSGLKRKRTDDEDFENDHENGGVSPTKRQRSASLPIIPPPPPPMSPSNLVLDDGSREALKRQRTEGAEDDEYGDSTISSGKRQRSETPPPPPPPPPPADIPPENIESENENDKDQEELQDYDVQEAKWGKEDNIAIQSPSHSPFPAQSISNHSNTAHETDSHS, encoded by the exons ATGGCTGGCCATGACGATGAGGAAGCCAGGATAGAGACAGTAAAAGATGCAGTGACCGATATGAAGCTTGAACGCCAGTCATCCACAGAGAGTATAGCTCCAAACGGCATTCTAGACACCATCACTCCAAAGGACGAGCCAAATGGCCATTTATCTTCCAAACCCAGCACTCCACCTCTAAAACCACCGAAATCTCGATCCCGATCGAGCAATTCACTTGCCAAGGATGAAGTACCAGAAGAGAAAGTTGGCGGTGATATTACCATCAAACAAGAACCCGGTCAACCGCCAAAGTTGGCTCGCTCTGCCTCGCAGAAGCTACCTGCTCGCGCTGCACCGCTGTTCACTGATCTACCCGACAAGACGACAGAGGCTACGAGTACCTTCCAGTTGATGGAAGTGTGCACTTATGCCAATAAGTATCTAGGCTACACAGAACATGCCATGGACTGTGATTGTGCTGAGGAGTGGG ATGCCGCTACTTGCCGAAATACAGCCTGTGGAGAAGATTCAGACTGTATCAACCGTGCCACCAAGATGGAATGTTTCGGCGACTGTGGATGTGGTGACAGCTGTCAGAATCAGCGATTTCAACGACGAGAATACGCCAAGGTATCGGTCATTAAGACGGAAAAGAAAGGCTACGGCCTACGTGCAGATTGTGACTTGCGTCCCAACGAATTCATATTCGAATATATTGGTGAAGTAATCAACGAACCGCAGTTTCGTCGCCGAATGATTCAGTACGATGAGGAAGGTATCAAACACTTCTATTTCATGTCTCTCAACAAGGGAGAGTTTGTTGATGCGACCAAAAAGGGCAATCTGGGCCGCTTCTGCAACCACTCTTGCAATCCAAATTGCTATGTGGACAAATGGGTTGTCGGAGAAAAACTTCGTATGGGAATATTTGCTGAGCGATATATCAAAGCCGGCGAAGAACTGGTGTTTAACTATAATGTTGATCGCTATGGTGCTGACCCACAACCATGTTATTGCGGCGAGCCCAACTGTACAGGTTTTATCGGCGGGAAGACTCAGACTGAGCGCGCAACTAAACTGTCCCATGCGACAATCGAAGCTTTGGGAATTGATGATCCAGACGGATGGGATACTGCCGTTGCAAGACGACCtcgaaagaagaagactggagaagatgatgaagagtACGTGGATAGCTTACAGCCTAAATCTTTGGATGAGAATGGTGTCACAAAAGTCATGGCTGCTCTTATGCAGTGCAAGGAGAAATGGATTGCTGTCAAGCTGCTTGGTCGCATCCAGCGCTGTGAGGATGAACGAGTCCGCCACCGAGTAGTGCGGATGCACGGTTACCAAATATTGAATTCCCAACTAAACACCTGGAAAGATGATTTCAATGTCGTGCTCCAGATCCTCGATATCCTGGATAAGTTTCCAAGACTCACTCGGAATAAGATCATTGATTCCAAGATCGAGGGAACTGTCAGCCCACTCCAAGAGTGTGATGATGAGCGAGTTGCAGAGAAAGCGAAAGCGTTGCTTGAAATATGGTCTGCTCTCGAAGTTGGCTACCGCATTCCGAGAATGAAAAGAGATCCGGCGGCCGTTAATAACACACCCACTGCCAACCATTACGAGCGTCGGGAAACGGCGAAAGACGACCGCAAACCCAATTCGTCTAAATCAAGGTCAAGCTCCCGATCTCGGTCACGGTCTGTGGATGTCACTCGAAATGCCCCTCGCGGCCCTGCTGCTCTTACAAGAGGTGGTGGGAAAGGGCATATGCATTCTTATCGTCCAGGCCAGCGGCCATTCCGTCGGCCGTTCAATCCCCTTCCAAAAGGATGGTTTGCTGCAGAATCTAATGGAAGAACATATTATTACTCGGCTACTGGGGAGACAACATGGTCAAGGCCAACTGCGCCGGCGGTGCAACCACCCCCGCCACCAAAACGCGAATCAAAGGAAAAGACACTGCAGGATATTATTGATGGTATCATGAATGCCAAGGAGAATACACCAAAGGCGAAGGATAAATCTGCGACGCCGGCCACTCCGGCTGACGCGAAGATACcggagaagaaagaacaCAAAGAGAAATGGCGATCCTACAGtgaagagaagcaaaaaaagtTATATGAGAACACG CTCTTCCCGCATGTGAAGTATATTGTCGATAAGTTCAAGCATAAGCTTCCAAAGGACGATTTGAAGCGCTACGCAAAAGAG GTCGCTAAAAAACTAGTGAACTCTGATTTTAAGAACAATCGCGTCGAAGATCCAACGAAGATCAGCGAAAAGCAGATCAAGCAGGTTAAGAAATACTGCAAAGAATACTTCGATAAAGCGGTCGCCAAACACCGGGCCTacgaagaaaagaaggcagAAAGGAAGTCAAAGGGATCTGTTAAAGCGACAACTTCTGCTACGATAGATAAAGCGGAAACGACTTCAACCAAGGCACCGCCACAATTTGACGGTGCTGCAGAAACAGGAGACGAAGATAGTGACGTCCAGTTATCCGATGCGGAGTATGAAGACGGCCAAGAAGGATCTTCTCATCACAGCGGCCTCAAGCGAAAGCGTACAGACGACGAAGACTTTGAGAATGACCACGAAAACGGCGGTGTTTCCCCTACTAAGAGACAACGATCTGCCTCGCTACCGATCATTCCACCCCCTCCGCCTCCAATGAGTCCAAGTAACCTCGTTCTGGACGATGGATCTCGAGAAGCCCTCAAACGTCAACGAACCGAAGGCGCCGAAGACGACGAATATGGTGACTCTACCATCTCGTCTGGGAAGCGGCAAAGATCCGAAACTCCTCCGCCGCCTCCACCGCCGCCACCTCCGGCGGATATTCCTCCCGAGAACATCGAGAGCGAGAATGAGAATGACAAGGACCAGGAAGAACTACAAGACTATGACGTGCAGGAGGCTAAGTGGGGCAAAGAGGATAATATTGCCATCCAATCTCCTTCACACTCACCATTCCCGGCACAGTCGATATCCAACCACAGCAACACTGCGCATGAGACAGATTCTCATTCTtaa
- the TIF6 gene encoding Eukaryotic translation initiation factor 6 (BUSCO:351858at4751~EggNog:ENOG410PFYZ~COG:J~BUSCO:12111at33183), with amino-acid sequence MAVRAQFENSNEVGVFATLTNSYALVAIGASENFYSVFEAELQDVIPICHATIAGTRIVGRLTAGNRKGLLVPTTTTDQELQHLRNSIPDSVKIQRVEERLSALGNVICCNDHVALVHPDLERETEEIISDVLGVEVFRQTIADNVLTGSYMALSNQGGIVHPKTPIQDQDELSSLLQVPLVAGSVNRGSAVVGAGMVVNDWLAVTGLDTTATELSVVESVFRLGEAAGQGLGNVTKETLVESFY; translated from the exons ATGGCTGTGCGCGCACAGTTTGAGAATTCGAACGA GGTCGGTGTCTTTGCGACATTGACAAATTCCTACGCTCTCGTGGCGATTGGCGCATCGGAGAATTTTTACAG TGTCTTCGAGGCCGAATTGCAAGATGTCATCCCCATATGCCATGCCACAATCGCAGGTACAAGGATCGTTGGGAGATTAACAGCTGG AAACCGTAAAGGTCTCCTCGTTCCTACCACGACCACAGATCAAGAACTTCAGCATCTCCGAAATTCGATCCCAGACTCCGTCAAGATACAGCGGGTAGAAGAAAGATTATCGGCCCTCGGTAATGTTATATGTTGTAACGATCACGTTGCCCTTGTGCATCCGGATTTAGAGCGAGAAACTGAAGAAAT aatatcGGATGTCCTCGGTGTCGAAGTCTTCCGCCAGACCATCGCAGACAACGTCTTAACAGGCTCCTACATGGCCCTCTCCAACCAAGGCGGCATCGTTCACCCCAAAACCCCAATCCAAGATCAAGACGAACTTTCGTCCCTACTCCAGGTACCCTTAGTTGCAGGCAGTGTAAATCGCGGCTCTGCGGTCGTTGGTGCTGGAATGGTGGTTAATGACTGGCTCGCTGTGACTGGACTAGATACAACGGCGACCGAGCTGAGTGTCGTGGAGAGTGTGTTTAGGCTGGGCGAGGCAGCGGGCCAGGGATTAGGAAATGTGACTAAGGAGACTTTGGTGGAGAGCTTTTACTGA